One genomic region from Chthonomonas calidirosea T49 encodes:
- a CDS encoding LptF/LptG family permease — translation MRILARYLLREMTVPFLIGQATIVLLLTGSVLYNNAQVFLQFQVPLAYIVRITLFFIPFLVHMTMPVAMAVGASLAVSRLSRDSEITVLRSAGVSVMRIFTPIFLIGFVVSVVDFYFGETVVPASIIRYQEVVGELITHLKSLTPLAGQSFVSSDQNYVVGVGSMIAHKGYIELHDVEINASARLIGSTQPFVAIASSGRYQNGVWTLYRPLIISFDPEHPDRPLLSWPQTVRYTIPADPQAFQNGMVLQMPMGQLATSSMLTLHQLGQQIAAERARHITDYRLILDYYFKLSVPFSCLVMALCCPPIAMRFGRSGGFGGTLLSICLVFVYWNTLLLARILGSPGPQGSPPLLPPLVAAWSQNVLFSAWGLWMIVRSE, via the coding sequence ATGCGCATTCTTGCGCGCTACCTGCTACGCGAAATGACGGTGCCCTTCCTCATCGGGCAGGCCACTATCGTTCTGCTGCTCACCGGCTCCGTGCTTTACAACAACGCGCAGGTTTTCCTTCAATTTCAGGTGCCGCTTGCCTATATCGTGCGCATCACGCTCTTTTTTATTCCGTTTCTGGTGCATATGACGATGCCGGTCGCTATGGCGGTAGGGGCCTCGTTGGCGGTAAGCCGCCTAAGCCGTGATTCCGAGATCACCGTGTTGCGTTCGGCAGGCGTCAGCGTGATGCGCATCTTTACCCCCATTTTTCTTATAGGGTTTGTGGTCTCGGTGGTGGACTTCTACTTTGGAGAGACGGTCGTGCCGGCCTCGATTATCCGCTACCAGGAGGTCGTAGGCGAGCTGATTACCCATCTCAAATCGCTTACTCCTCTAGCCGGCCAATCGTTCGTCTCTTCCGACCAGAACTATGTGGTGGGAGTGGGCTCTATGATAGCCCATAAGGGCTACATCGAGCTACACGATGTAGAGATCAACGCCAGCGCGCGCCTTATCGGCAGCACACAGCCGTTTGTGGCGATCGCCTCTTCCGGGCGCTATCAAAACGGCGTCTGGACTCTCTACCGACCGCTCATTATCTCCTTTGACCCCGAACATCCCGATCGCCCATTGCTAAGCTGGCCGCAGACGGTTCGTTACACCATTCCAGCAGACCCTCAAGCATTTCAAAACGGCATGGTGCTGCAGATGCCTATGGGACAACTAGCCACTTCCTCGATGCTGACCCTTCACCAGCTCGGCCAGCAGATCGCGGCGGAGCGTGCAAGGCATATCACGGACTATCGGCTTATTTTGGACTACTATTTTAAGCTGTCGGTGCCCTTCTCTTGCCTGGTGATGGCGCTTTGCTGCCCTCCCATTGCCATGCGATTTGGGCGTTCTGGCGGATTTGGAGGTACACTGCTCTCCATCTGCCTTGTCTTCGTCTACTGGAACACGCTGCTCCTAGCCCGTATTTTGGGCTCTCCCGGCCCGCAGGGCAGCCCGCCTTTGCTGCCGCCTTTAGTGGCCGCTTGGTCGCAAAACGTGCTGTTCTCCGCTTGGGGCCTCTGGATGATCGTTCGCAGTGAATAG